From Pelotomaculum schinkii, the proteins below share one genomic window:
- a CDS encoding ABC transporter ATP-binding protein, whose product MIETTDLTKVFGALTAVDQVSIKIERGEIFGLVGPDGAGKTTLMRMLCNLITPTSGQIKLLDMDGKDARKAVESYGYMPQRFSLYGDLTVMENINFFGAMYNLDRRTIQSRADEILEMTNLIKFKTRLADNLSGGMKQKLALTCALVSRPGMLILDEPTYGVDPESRKDFWRVLYNLNREGMTILVSTAYMDEAELCQKVAFMDRGKIAAVDTPGSIKRRFPYKVLEIKAETRDLGFLNGLDLVRDAYFYGGKFHVLVDKDTPQAAVLAKIAGMNAGVVQVREVPPSIEDVFVLLAEKEVV is encoded by the coding sequence GTGATTGAGACAACGGATTTGACCAAGGTCTTCGGCGCTTTGACGGCGGTTGACCAGGTTTCCATCAAAATAGAGAGGGGAGAGATTTTCGGCCTGGTCGGACCGGACGGGGCCGGCAAAACGACCCTCATGCGCATGCTCTGCAACCTTATTACCCCCACCAGCGGACAAATTAAACTGCTCGATATGGACGGCAAGGATGCCCGCAAGGCGGTCGAATCCTACGGCTATATGCCCCAGCGGTTCAGCCTGTACGGTGACCTGACCGTGATGGAAAACATCAATTTTTTCGGCGCCATGTACAATTTGGACCGCCGGACCATCCAGAGCCGGGCCGACGAGATATTGGAAATGACCAACCTGATCAAATTTAAAACACGGTTGGCGGATAACCTTTCCGGAGGTATGAAGCAGAAGCTGGCCCTGACCTGCGCCCTGGTGTCCAGGCCGGGCATGCTCATTCTCGACGAACCCACCTACGGGGTTGACCCCGAATCCCGTAAGGACTTCTGGCGGGTCCTGTATAATTTAAACCGGGAAGGCATGACCATCCTGGTGTCGACTGCTTACATGGACGAGGCGGAACTTTGCCAAAAGGTCGCCTTTATGGACCGGGGCAAAATTGCCGCTGTCGATACGCCGGGCAGCATCAAACGCCGGTTTCCTTACAAGGTACTGGAAATCAAGGCTGAAACCCGTGACCTGGGTTTCTTAAATGGACTGGATTTAGTCAGAGACGCCTATTTTTACGGGGGCAAGTTCCATGTCCTGGTGGACAAGGACACACCGCAAGCTGCAGTCCTGGCGAAAATAGCCGGGATGAATGCCGGCGTTGTTCAGGTCAGGGAAGTGCCGCCCTCAATTGAGGACGTTTTCGTCCTGCTCGCGGAAAAAGAGGTGGTTTAA